From one Formosa sediminum genomic stretch:
- a CDS encoding trans-sulfuration enzyme family protein has product MKDNHFETEAIRTQTERSQFLEHSTPLYLSSSFVFEDAEDMRASFTEEKERNIYSRFTNPNTSEFIDKVCKMEGAESGYAFATGMSAVFSTFAGLLSSGDHIVSASSVFGSTHALFTKFLPKWNIETSYFNVNDVDKIESLIQPNTKILYAESPTNPAVDIIDLELLGTIAKKHNLLLVIDNCFATPYLQNPIKFGADIVIHSATKLIDGQGRVLGGVAVGRADLIREIYLFSRNTGPALSPFNAWVLSKSLETLAVRVDKHCENALKVAEFLEGHDNVSLVKYPFLKSHPQYDIAKKQMKLGGNIIAFEVKGGVEGGRAFLNKIKLLSLSANLGDTRTIVTHPASTTHSKLSREDRMETGITDGLVRISVGLEHTDDIISDLDQALN; this is encoded by the coding sequence ATGAAAGATAATCACTTCGAAACCGAAGCCATTCGTACACAAACAGAACGTTCTCAATTTTTAGAACATTCTACACCTTTATATTTAAGTTCAAGTTTTGTTTTTGAAGATGCTGAAGATATGCGTGCATCATTCACAGAGGAAAAAGAACGTAATATATATAGTCGTTTTACAAATCCAAATACTTCAGAATTTATAGATAAAGTTTGTAAAATGGAGGGTGCAGAAAGTGGTTATGCTTTTGCTACAGGAATGTCTGCAGTATTCTCAACTTTTGCAGGATTATTAAGTAGCGGCGACCATATCGTGTCTGCAAGTTCTGTTTTTGGTTCTACACATGCCTTGTTTACAAAGTTTCTTCCGAAATGGAATATTGAAACCTCATATTTTAATGTAAATGACGTAGATAAGATTGAAAGTTTAATCCAACCAAACACTAAAATTTTATATGCCGAAAGTCCTACAAATCCTGCGGTAGATATTATAGACTTGGAATTATTAGGTACAATTGCTAAAAAACATAACCTTTTATTGGTGATTGATAATTGTTTTGCCACACCATATTTACAAAATCCAATTAAATTTGGAGCGGATATCGTGATTCATTCTGCAACGAAATTAATAGATGGTCAAGGGCGTGTACTTGGGGGAGTTGCTGTTGGTCGTGCCGATTTAATACGAGAAATTTACTTGTTTTCAAGAAATACAGGTCCTGCGTTATCGCCGTTTAATGCTTGGGTGTTATCTAAAAGTTTAGAGACTTTAGCTGTACGTGTAGATAAACATTGTGAAAACGCTTTAAAAGTTGCCGAGTTTTTAGAAGGACATGATAATGTGTCTTTAGTGAAATATCCATTTTTAAAATCGCACCCACAATACGACATTGCTAAAAAACAGATGAAGCTTGGTGGTAATATTATCGCATTTGAAGTTAAAGGCGGAGTAGAAGGTGGTCGCGCTTTTTTGAATAAGATTAAATTACTTTCGCTATCAGCAAATCTTGGAGATACACGTACAATTGTAACGCATCCTGCATCTACAACACATAGTAAGTTAAGTAGAGAAGACAGAATGGAAACAGGAATTACAGATGGATTGGTACGTATTTCTGTTGGTTTAGAGCATACAGACGATATTATAAGTGATTTAGATCAGGCTTTGAATTAA
- the thrA gene encoding bifunctional aspartate kinase/homoserine dehydrogenase I produces the protein MKNLQFITLDAYQTINGAVLPIQLSYEVFGQPLHEAPIVLVNHALTGNSNVAGEGGWWSDLIGDDKVIDTKKFTVLSFNIPGNGYDGFIIENYKDFVARDMANIFLKGLKLLNIDSVFAMIGGSLGGGIAWEMAVMHPTLAEHLIVVATDWKSTDWLIANCQIQEQFLTNSNNPVHDARMHAMLCYRTPKSFKERFHRSKNEDLEIFNVESWLLHHGNKLQERFQLSAYRLMNQLLRTIDVTKGRSEDVNVLDIIESNISIIGVDSDLFFTAEENRETQKKLALTHPNVTYNEIHSDHGHDAFLIEFEQLERIVEGIFKPELKHKRFKVLKFGGKSLANGLGLETVLNIIENKVKNDEKITVVLSARGSSTDQLEHILKKAKSGQSYKKELEAFKAYQTEPCPDLDCAEEFSVLDKVFGGVALLGDYSEKIKDEVLAQGELLSVKLVSKLLNERGVKAHATDSRLLIKTDDTFGNAQPNTKVSKENVLKHFKAYNGNTVHIVTGFIASNQDNKTTTLGRNGSNYSAALLANFLDAEELQNYTHVNGIYTANPDLVPDAKKIEELSFAEANELANFGATVLHAKTIIPLLEKNISLRILNTFNSGDQGTLITAKTASKGIRSLSVLDNVALINLEGRGLLGKVGVDARVFKTLSANNISVSIISQGSSERGLGLVVDANKASQAVIALEREFETDFYVQDVNRIGIIDDVAVISIVGQDLSTFHKPFNALIKNQIVPLLFNNTITGENVSLVVRKSQLHKALNVIHGEIFGISKKINLAIFGHGLVGGTLIDQIIASAKDIEKRKGIKLNIFAIANSRQILLNRKGIDSHWKADLQEHGKPYTFESLIAYTKKHHLENLIAIDNTASAEFVSNYIPLVEHGFDLVSSNKIANTIDFKFYSELRQVLAKNQKNYLYETNVGAGLPLIDTIKLFHLSGENITKIRGVFSGSLSYLFNNYSLKDEPFSKVLQEAVDKGFTEPDPREDLCGNDVARKLLILARELDLHNEIEDVDIQNLIPEHLQTIDKAAFLKSFTEMDELYQHKKEAQQPGHVLRYIGDLHGDLADEKGAKLEVKLVSVPESSPLGSLKGSDSIFEIYTESYGDQPVVIQGAGAGAAVTARGVFGDILRLTEKNTY, from the coding sequence ATGAAAAATTTACAATTTATTACTTTAGATGCTTACCAAACGATTAATGGAGCTGTATTGCCAATACAATTATCCTACGAAGTGTTTGGACAACCCTTACATGAAGCACCAATAGTTTTGGTAAACCATGCCTTAACAGGAAACAGTAATGTTGCTGGAGAAGGAGGTTGGTGGAGCGACCTAATAGGCGATGATAAAGTTATAGATACTAAAAAGTTTACTGTCTTATCTTTTAATATTCCAGGGAATGGGTATGATGGCTTTATTATAGAAAATTATAAAGATTTCGTTGCCCGCGATATGGCAAATATCTTTTTAAAAGGGCTTAAGTTATTAAATATAGATTCTGTTTTTGCTATGATTGGCGGGTCTCTTGGTGGCGGAATAGCTTGGGAAATGGCAGTTATGCATCCTACTTTAGCAGAGCATTTAATTGTTGTGGCAACAGATTGGAAATCTACAGATTGGTTAATTGCAAATTGTCAGATTCAAGAACAGTTTTTAACCAATTCTAATAATCCTGTACACGATGCACGCATGCATGCCATGTTGTGTTATAGAACACCAAAATCGTTTAAAGAACGTTTTCATAGAAGTAAAAACGAAGATTTAGAAATCTTTAATGTCGAAAGTTGGTTGTTGCATCATGGAAATAAGTTGCAGGAACGTTTTCAATTGTCTGCGTATCGATTAATGAATCAATTATTGCGTACTATTGATGTGACTAAAGGACGGTCTGAAGATGTAAATGTATTGGATATTATTGAATCAAATATTTCAATAATAGGGGTAGATTCTGACTTGTTTTTTACAGCTGAAGAAAACCGCGAAACCCAAAAGAAATTAGCACTTACACATCCAAATGTTACATATAACGAAATACATTCAGACCACGGTCACGATGCGTTTCTAATTGAATTCGAACAATTAGAGCGCATTGTAGAAGGTATTTTTAAGCCAGAATTAAAGCACAAACGTTTTAAAGTCCTTAAGTTTGGAGGTAAATCTTTAGCTAACGGATTGGGTTTAGAAACGGTGCTTAACATTATTGAAAATAAAGTTAAAAACGACGAAAAAATTACGGTTGTACTTTCCGCAAGAGGGTCGTCTACAGACCAATTAGAGCATATTTTAAAAAAAGCTAAAAGTGGTCAATCTTATAAAAAAGAATTAGAAGCTTTTAAAGCGTATCAAACAGAACCTTGTCCCGACTTAGATTGTGCTGAAGAGTTTTCTGTATTAGATAAAGTATTTGGAGGTGTCGCTTTGTTAGGTGATTACAGTGAAAAAATTAAAGATGAGGTTTTAGCTCAAGGCGAATTATTGTCGGTTAAACTCGTATCCAAATTACTAAATGAGCGCGGTGTAAAAGCACATGCTACAGATTCTAGATTACTTATTAAAACAGATGATACGTTTGGTAATGCACAGCCTAACACCAAAGTGTCTAAAGAAAATGTATTAAAGCATTTTAAAGCATATAATGGGAATACTGTACATATAGTTACAGGATTTATCGCTTCTAATCAAGATAATAAAACAACAACTTTAGGACGAAACGGCAGTAATTATTCTGCAGCATTATTAGCAAATTTCTTAGATGCTGAAGAATTACAAAATTATACGCATGTAAACGGTATTTACACGGCAAATCCAGATTTGGTACCAGATGCTAAAAAGATTGAAGAATTGTCGTTTGCCGAAGCTAACGAATTAGCCAATTTTGGCGCAACGGTTTTACATGCCAAGACCATTATTCCGTTATTAGAAAAAAATATTTCGCTACGTATTTTAAATACCTTTAATAGCGGCGACCAAGGGACTTTAATTACAGCAAAAACTGCGTCTAAAGGTATTCGTTCGTTATCCGTTTTAGATAATGTGGCGTTAATTAATCTAGAAGGCCGCGGATTATTAGGAAAAGTTGGTGTAGATGCCCGTGTGTTTAAAACATTAAGTGCCAATAATATTAGTGTAAGTATTATTTCTCAAGGTTCGTCTGAACGCGGATTAGGGTTGGTGGTCGATGCCAATAAAGCATCGCAAGCCGTTATTGCTTTAGAACGCGAATTTGAAACCGATTTTTATGTTCAAGATGTAAATAGAATTGGTATTATAGACGATGTGGCTGTAATTTCTATCGTTGGTCAAGATTTAAGTACTTTCCATAAACCGTTTAATGCGTTAATAAAAAATCAGATTGTTCCGTTGCTTTTTAACAATACCATTACGGGCGAAAATGTAAGTTTGGTGGTTAGAAAATCGCAATTACATAAAGCCTTAAATGTTATTCATGGCGAGATTTTTGGGATATCTAAAAAAATAAACTTGGCCATTTTTGGTCATGGGTTAGTTGGCGGTACATTAATCGACCAAATTATTGCTTCTGCAAAAGATATAGAAAAACGTAAAGGCATAAAGTTGAATATTTTTGCCATTGCAAACTCAAGACAAATCTTGTTAAACAGAAAAGGAATAGATAGCCATTGGAAAGCCGATTTACAAGAACACGGAAAACCATATACTTTTGAGAGTTTAATAGCCTATACTAAAAAACATCATTTAGAAAACTTAATTGCAATAGATAACACGGCAAGTGCCGAGTTTGTGTCTAATTATATTCCTTTAGTAGAACATGGTTTCGACTTGGTGTCTTCAAACAAAATAGCAAATACAATAGATTTTAAATTTTATAGTGAATTACGACAAGTACTAGCAAAAAATCAGAAAAACTATTTATACGAAACCAATGTAGGAGCAGGGTTGCCTTTAATTGATACCATTAAGCTTTTTCATTTGTCTGGAGAAAATATTACTAAAATTAGAGGAGTATTCTCTGGTTCTTTAAGTTATTTATTTAATAATTATTCGCTTAAAGACGAACCGTTTTCTAAGGTGTTACAGGAAGCAGTAGATAAAGGATTTACAGAACCCGACCCAAGAGAAGATTTATGTGGCAACGATGTTGCGAGAAAATTGTTAATTTTGGCAAGAGAACTCGATTTGCATAATGAAATTGAAGATGTAGATATTCAGAATTTAATCCCTGAGCATTTACAAACTATAGATAAAGCAGCTTTTTTAAAATCATTTACAGAGATGGATGAGCTGTATCAGCATAAAAAAGAGGCACAACAACCGGGTCATGTTTTAAGATATATTGGTGATTTGCATGGCGATTTAGCCGATGAGAAAGGCGCTAAACTAGAGGTGAAACTCGTGTCTGTACCAGAGAGTTCTCCTTTAGGGTCTTTAAAAGGATCCGATTCAATTTTCGAAATTTACACCGAATCTTATGGCGATCAGCCCGTAGTGATTCAGGGCGCAGGCGCAGGAGCAGCAGTTACCGCTCGTGGTGTATTTGGAGATATTTTAAGATTAACAGAGAAAAATACTTATTAA
- a CDS encoding O-acetylhomoserine aminocarboxypropyltransferase/cysteine synthase family protein, whose product MSTQKFATQALHAGHDVTKNGGTRAVPIYQTSSYVFNDSDHAANLFALAEPGYIYTRLNNPTNDILEQRLATIEGGIAAVVTASGTAAISTALLTLLKAGDHIVASNSLYGGTYNLLAVTLPRHGITTTFVDPTDAENFQAAIQDNTRAVFIESLGNPKLDVLDIEAIAGVSKANDIPLIVDNTVASPALLNPIQYGANLVIHSLTKYINGNGTSLGGVIVDAGTFNWANGKFPEFTEPSAGYHGLVYSDVLKEAAFIAKVRIEGLRDYGSALSPFNAFQIIQGLETLELRIKKHSENALALAQWLEAQDDIAWVNYPGLASSKYKTLADKYLPKGQSGMVTFGHKGGFDAAKIIADKTQIFSLLANIGDTKSLIIHPSSTTHQQLDEAAQEASGVTKDLVRLSVGIEDVEDLKADLKQAFEAVKNA is encoded by the coding sequence ATGAGTACACAAAAATTCGCAACTCAAGCGTTGCATGCCGGACACGATGTTACAAAAAACGGAGGAACTCGTGCCGTGCCAATTTATCAAACATCATCTTATGTGTTTAACGATTCAGACCACGCGGCTAACCTATTTGCTTTAGCAGAACCTGGTTACATTTATACCCGACTAAACAACCCTACAAACGATATTTTAGAGCAACGTCTAGCAACTATCGAAGGTGGTATTGCAGCAGTTGTTACGGCTTCAGGAACGGCGGCAATTTCTACAGCATTATTAACATTACTAAAGGCAGGAGACCATATAGTCGCTTCTAATAGTTTGTATGGCGGAACTTATAATTTACTAGCTGTTACCTTACCAAGGCACGGTATTACAACAACGTTTGTAGACCCAACAGATGCCGAAAATTTTCAAGCGGCTATTCAGGATAACACTCGTGCTGTATTTATTGAATCTTTAGGTAATCCAAAATTAGATGTTTTAGATATTGAAGCGATTGCAGGTGTATCAAAAGCAAACGATATTCCTTTAATTGTAGACAATACCGTGGCTTCTCCAGCATTGTTAAATCCAATTCAATACGGTGCAAATCTCGTAATTCACTCCTTAACAAAATACATTAACGGTAACGGTACAAGTTTAGGTGGTGTAATCGTAGATGCGGGAACCTTTAATTGGGCCAACGGAAAATTTCCAGAATTTACAGAACCTTCTGCTGGATATCACGGTTTGGTGTATAGCGACGTTTTAAAAGAAGCGGCATTTATCGCTAAAGTTAGAATTGAAGGTTTACGTGATTATGGTAGTGCTTTAAGTCCGTTTAACGCCTTTCAAATTATTCAAGGCTTAGAAACCTTAGAATTACGTATTAAAAAACATAGTGAAAATGCCTTGGCACTAGCACAATGGTTAGAAGCACAAGACGACATTGCTTGGGTAAATTATCCAGGTTTAGCGAGTAGTAAATACAAGACTTTAGCCGATAAATATCTGCCAAAAGGACAAAGCGGGATGGTAACGTTTGGCCATAAAGGAGGTTTTGATGCTGCCAAAATTATAGCCGATAAAACTCAAATATTTTCACTGTTAGCAAATATTGGAGATACTAAATCATTAATTATTCATCCTTCAAGTACAACACATCAGCAACTAGACGAAGCTGCTCAAGAAGCTTCTGGAGTTACTAAAGATTTGGTGCGTTTATCTGTTGGAATTGAAGATGTAGAAGATTTAAAAGCCGATTTAAAACAAGCTTTCGAAGCTGTAAAGAATGCCTAA